One Faecalispora anaeroviscerum genomic window carries:
- a CDS encoding DUF554 domain-containing protein, producing the protein MLGTIVNTVAIAIGGILGLLFQKRMNSRIEESLYKVLGVAIFILGMNGVISSMFTVKDGRISSSGELLLVISLVLGTVAGELLKIETRLNSLSQKVEKKMQLSGFSSGFVAASILYCVGAMAIVGAINDGLRGDSSTLLVKSILDGVTAIIMASTLGVGVIFSCVPVLLYQGSIALLSGWIGPVLTDELLNQICMVGYAIVMCIGINFWGVSKIKTANLLPSILIPILYYGITSLNL; encoded by the coding sequence ATGCTTGGAACCATCGTCAACACCGTCGCCATCGCTATTGGAGGAATTCTGGGCCTGCTGTTCCAAAAGCGGATGAATTCCCGGATTGAGGAAAGCCTGTACAAGGTTTTGGGGGTTGCGATCTTTATTCTTGGCATGAACGGTGTGATTAGCTCGATGTTCACAGTTAAGGACGGGCGCATTTCCAGCAGCGGAGAGCTTTTGCTGGTGATCAGCCTGGTGCTGGGCACAGTTGCGGGTGAGTTGTTAAAAATTGAAACTCGACTGAATTCTTTGAGCCAGAAAGTGGAAAAGAAGATGCAGCTTTCCGGGTTTTCCAGCGGATTCGTCGCCGCCTCAATCCTATACTGTGTTGGGGCCATGGCCATTGTAGGCGCAATCAACGATGGTTTACGTGGCGACAGCAGCACGCTGCTGGTGAAAAGCATACTGGACGGCGTTACTGCCATTATTATGGCATCTACCCTGGGTGTAGGCGTCATTTTCAGCTGTGTACCCGTTTTGTTGTACCAAGGCTCGATTGCTCTGCTTTCCGGGTGGATTGGCCCGGTCCTGACAGATGAACTGCTGAATCAAATCTGCATGGTGGGCTATGCCATCGTCATGTGCATCGGCATTAATTTCTGGGGAGTCAGCAAAATCAAAACCGCAAATCTTCTTCCCTCTATTCTGATTCCAATTTTATATTATGGAATCACTTCCCTGAACCTGTAA
- a CDS encoding GNAT family N-acetyltransferase, which yields MALRFATPEDAPRLIAIYAPYILNTCITYEYTVPSVEEFAERIRTISRRMPYLVYEKDGIILGYAYASPHMTRAAYQWDAELSIYMDERHHRSGVGRMLYKTLIALLKELGYYNLYALISIPNDRSIGFHRSLGFKQVGVYPHTGYKLGRWNDLAILEYCTQPQLKHPVPTKSIHDLPKKRIQEILETTQRVPQTVL from the coding sequence ATGGCACTGAGATTTGCTACTCCAGAAGATGCCCCTCGACTGATAGCAATTTATGCACCTTACATTTTAAATACCTGCATTACCTATGAATATACCGTCCCTTCCGTAGAGGAATTCGCAGAGAGAATTCGCACCATCAGCCGCAGAATGCCTTATCTGGTATACGAAAAGGACGGTATAATTCTTGGGTACGCATACGCTTCACCCCATATGACGCGGGCCGCCTACCAATGGGATGCAGAGCTTTCTATTTATATGGATGAACGCCACCACCGCAGCGGAGTTGGCAGAATGCTCTACAAGACACTAATTGCTCTACTGAAGGAGTTGGGCTACTACAACCTATACGCTTTGATTTCTATACCCAATGATCGCAGCATCGGTTTCCACCGCTCCTTGGGCTTTAAGCAAGTTGGCGTTTACCCCCACACCGGATATAAATTGGGCAGGTGGAACGACCTTGCGATTCTGGAGTACTGCACACAGCCGCAGCTGAAGCACCCCGTCCCAACAAAGTCTATTCACGACCTGCCCAAAAAACGGATTCAAGAAATATTAGAAACTACGCAGCGAGTGCCGCAGACTGTACTGTAA
- a CDS encoding GGDEF domain-containing protein: protein MYFIYAATLAVMSMCAAHSYSLLKGDPFLIRNIAAIFFLVLIACFLSNIIMTYIEERKADLISSYQAQLILSRRVKMDPLTNLYNQHTFFDKLKESVEFAEQQNEVFSMAILDIDNFKAINDTYGHSAGNQVLEGLSDLMGMVFSPKKEFVARYGGEEFGIIFKGMTSEQADERIEQLRRHFSDSRLSCIGMIHVTFSGGIAQYQPGEESSTLFNRADAALYEAKRKGKNQTVTDLVEDGIAVPSGA from the coding sequence ATGTATTTTATTTATGCGGCCACTCTGGCTGTTATGAGTATGTGCGCCGCACATTCATATTCTCTGCTGAAAGGCGATCCATTCCTGATTCGGAACATCGCGGCGATTTTCTTTTTAGTTCTGATTGCGTGTTTTCTTTCCAATATCATCATGACTTATATTGAAGAGAGAAAAGCTGATCTGATTTCCAGCTATCAAGCGCAGCTGATTTTGTCTCGCAGAGTTAAAATGGACCCTCTTACAAACCTTTATAATCAGCATACCTTTTTCGATAAGCTCAAAGAGAGCGTCGAGTTTGCCGAGCAGCAGAATGAGGTTTTCTCCATGGCAATTCTCGATATTGATAATTTTAAAGCGATTAATGATACTTATGGTCATTCTGCCGGGAATCAGGTGCTGGAGGGGCTTTCCGATTTGATGGGGATGGTTTTCTCGCCGAAAAAAGAATTCGTGGCGCGCTACGGCGGCGAGGAATTCGGCATCATTTTCAAAGGAATGACGAGTGAGCAGGCCGATGAACGCATCGAACAACTCAGACGGCATTTTTCCGACAGCCGCCTTTCCTGTATTGGAATGATACACGTCACCTTCAGTGGTGGAATCGCCCAGTATCAGCCGGGGGAGGAAAGCAGCACTCTTTTTAATCGGGCCGATGCCGCCCTTTATGAGGCCAAGCGAAAGGGAAAAAATCAGACGGTTACCGATCTGGTGGAGGATGGAATCGCTGTTCCATCGGGAGCGTAA
- the ade gene encoding adenine deaminase, which translates to MKRKKEWVPYALGNELPELVLKNANVVDVFSKRVRTADVAIHDGRIVGVGEYRGRHEVNLTGRYVCPGLIDAHVHIESSMTSPGLFSRQVLPYGTTTVIADPHEIVNVAGEQGMEYMLRASEGVPVNIYFMLPSCVPINSLEHNGAVYDAAQMKLLCHHPRVLGLGEVMDCPGVLSAKADLLKKIELMQHGIIDGHAPSITGNELQAYRLAGVQTDHECATYEEALERVQAGFLVQIREGSAARNLEAIVSGALKDGLPFDRFAFCTDDLHLDDVARQGHIDHNIRKSIRLGLDPITAICCATIQPARFYGLRELGAVAAGYRADLIVLDDLEEFRIVQVYKDGVPASERMTRTPLPMAEPELTQSVRVPAISAGQLALPAQKEFPVITLVPGEILTRLECLDLPGENGVFEPEGDLLKAVVVQRHSGSGQLGVGVVKGFGLKNGAIASTIAHDSHNLIVIGDNDADILCAIDALRACQGGYVVCSGGKALQVLPLLVAGLFTEQADLDVAAAQHEMVTLCRSMGVPETLDPFQNLSFLSLCVIPEIRLTDSGIFSVIESRFLTGENRSKNA; encoded by the coding sequence ATGAAACGAAAGAAAGAATGGGTTCCTTATGCGTTGGGTAACGAACTGCCGGAGCTGGTGTTGAAAAACGCGAATGTAGTGGACGTATTCTCAAAGCGCGTGAGAACTGCGGATGTTGCGATTCACGATGGAAGGATCGTCGGCGTTGGGGAATACCGGGGCCGGCACGAGGTGAATCTCACCGGGCGCTATGTGTGCCCCGGTCTGATCGATGCCCATGTACATATCGAATCGTCCATGACCTCTCCCGGCCTGTTTTCACGGCAGGTTCTGCCGTACGGAACGACTACTGTGATTGCCGACCCGCACGAAATCGTGAATGTTGCCGGGGAGCAGGGCATGGAATACATGCTTCGCGCAAGCGAAGGTGTGCCCGTCAACATTTATTTTATGCTGCCCTCCTGTGTTCCCATCAACAGTTTGGAGCATAACGGCGCCGTATATGATGCTGCCCAGATGAAGCTCCTGTGCCATCATCCCCGTGTACTTGGACTGGGAGAAGTGATGGATTGCCCCGGTGTGCTGAGCGCGAAGGCAGACCTGCTGAAGAAAATTGAGCTGATGCAGCACGGCATAATTGATGGCCACGCGCCGTCGATTACGGGCAATGAGCTGCAGGCTTACCGTCTGGCCGGGGTACAGACCGACCATGAATGCGCTACCTACGAGGAAGCTCTGGAACGGGTGCAGGCAGGATTTCTGGTGCAGATTCGGGAAGGCTCTGCCGCGCGGAATCTGGAAGCAATCGTGTCCGGCGCACTGAAAGACGGTTTGCCGTTTGACCGCTTCGCCTTCTGCACTGACGATCTGCATCTGGATGATGTGGCGCGGCAGGGGCATATTGATCATAACATCCGCAAATCCATCCGCCTGGGACTCGACCCGATTACGGCAATTTGCTGCGCGACCATTCAGCCGGCTCGCTTTTATGGCCTGCGGGAACTGGGTGCGGTTGCCGCAGGTTACCGGGCTGACTTGATTGTGTTGGATGATCTGGAAGAATTTCGAATTGTCCAGGTTTATAAGGACGGTGTTCCCGCGTCGGAGAGAATGACCAGGACTCCTCTGCCTATGGCGGAGCCGGAGCTGACGCAAAGTGTACGCGTTCCCGCTATTTCGGCGGGGCAGTTGGCTTTGCCCGCGCAGAAGGAATTTCCGGTGATCACACTGGTGCCCGGCGAGATTCTCACCCGGCTGGAGTGCTTAGATTTGCCCGGAGAAAATGGCGTATTTGAGCCGGAGGGTGATCTTCTTAAGGCGGTGGTGGTGCAACGCCACAGCGGTTCTGGCCAGTTGGGGGTAGGCGTTGTCAAGGGCTTTGGCCTGAAAAACGGTGCCATTGCTTCCACAATTGCCCATGATTCCCACAATCTAATTGTGATCGGCGATAACGATGCAGATATTCTTTGTGCCATTGATGCACTGCGCGCCTGTCAGGGCGGCTATGTGGTATGCTCCGGTGGCAAGGCTTTGCAGGTGCTGCCTTTGCTGGTAGCCGGCCTGTTTACAGAGCAGGCCGATCTGGACGTTGCCGCGGCTCAGCATGAAATGGTAACGCTGTGCCGAAGCATGGGTGTACCGGAAACTCTCGACCCGTTCCAGAACCTTTCATTTTTGTCATTGTGTGTCATTCCTGAAATCCGCCTGACAGACAGCGGCATTTTCAGCGTGATAGAAAGCCGTTTTCTAACCGGAGAAAATAGGTCAAAAAACGCATAA
- a CDS encoding ECF transporter S component, with protein sequence MKANKKTLFLAQFSMLLAIQIVVCFTPLGSIPIGPMVATLAGVPVIITAIMLGTKAGALMGFFTGLFSFLVMTFTPPSPVAFVFTPFYSIGEAKGNFWSLVICFVPRILIGVVAGVVFQALSKALKGKKSAKVIPYVVSGVLGSLTATVLVLGGIYVFFGQAYASTLGMSYELLLGALGVTVATNGLLEAAICAVAASAVCYPLRRYSTSALAEST encoded by the coding sequence ATGAAAGCAAACAAAAAGACCCTGTTCCTGGCACAATTCTCTATGCTTTTGGCAATCCAGATCGTCGTATGCTTTACGCCGCTGGGTTCCATCCCGATCGGCCCCATGGTCGCCACTCTTGCAGGTGTACCGGTTATTATTACCGCCATCATGCTTGGCACGAAGGCCGGCGCACTGATGGGCTTTTTCACCGGCCTCTTCAGCTTTTTAGTCATGACCTTCACGCCTCCGTCCCCTGTTGCATTCGTGTTCACGCCCTTCTACAGCATCGGCGAAGCCAAAGGCAACTTTTGGAGCCTTGTCATTTGCTTTGTGCCCCGTATTCTGATTGGCGTGGTAGCCGGCGTTGTGTTCCAGGCCCTGAGTAAGGCACTGAAGGGTAAGAAAAGCGCCAAGGTAATTCCCTATGTAGTCAGCGGAGTGTTGGGCAGCCTAACTGCCACCGTGCTGGTTTTGGGTGGAATTTACGTTTTCTTTGGGCAAGCTTATGCCTCAACCCTCGGAATGAGCTATGAGCTTCTGCTGGGAGCGCTCGGCGTCACCGTTGCTACTAACGGCCTTTTGGAAGCCGCCATTTGCGCGGTTGCCGCCTCCGCAGTGTGCTATCCCCTGCGCAGATACAGCACCTCTGCTCTGGCCGAATCAACATAA
- a CDS encoding transglutaminase domain-containing protein: MNALFRVNWKKKICSLVLSLTLMGSMAAVAGAQQTPALHTETVAVPQYLQSTSEQTQSTTPISLLAMDQNAKEAETVISEGLMNGVSVLDLRKYQISKDQLLRILNYSSFTNYPQIASVISYEYTIDNQETVYGLWPQYNVSQKEVAAKSAQINQAAQAVISSVITSDMTQLQQIVAIHDYLVLNCSYDTSVETNSAPHDSYTAYGALVKQKAVCQGYAAAFQLMMQKLGIPGIVVQSTAMNHAWNMVRYNNEWYHVDATWDDPVPDRAGVVQTYALLKSDTAMTGGVNQHYSWDSAGYVAVNTQFDTVTDWSQYRVVRTAIARGAQLDISSLAGTVSTYSEFLVKPYQTGTQVTVTTSNPAVATVQLVNANDPRGQKYRVVYQGAGSATVLVTTSDGGLKTVPITVQSAALAA; the protein is encoded by the coding sequence ATGAATGCGTTATTTAGGGTAAACTGGAAAAAGAAAATTTGCAGTCTTGTGCTTTCTCTGACTCTGATGGGAAGCATGGCAGCTGTTGCAGGGGCACAGCAGACTCCTGCTTTACATACAGAAACAGTCGCGGTCCCTCAATATTTGCAGAGTACCTCCGAACAAACACAGTCGACCACGCCAATTTCTCTTTTGGCAATGGATCAAAACGCCAAAGAGGCTGAGACCGTGATCTCCGAAGGGCTGATGAACGGAGTCAGCGTGCTTGATTTAAGAAAGTATCAGATTTCGAAGGATCAGCTGCTGCGAATCCTCAATTACTCTTCCTTTACCAATTATCCGCAGATTGCCAGTGTCATCTCTTATGAATACACAATTGACAATCAGGAAACAGTCTATGGATTATGGCCTCAGTACAATGTGTCGCAAAAAGAGGTGGCGGCGAAATCCGCCCAGATTAATCAGGCCGCTCAGGCGGTGATTTCTTCGGTGATTACCTCAGACATGACGCAGCTGCAGCAGATTGTGGCGATTCACGATTACCTGGTGCTGAACTGCTCCTACGATACCAGTGTAGAAACAAATAGCGCCCCGCATGATTCGTATACGGCATACGGAGCGCTGGTGAAACAAAAAGCAGTTTGCCAAGGGTATGCGGCTGCGTTTCAGCTAATGATGCAGAAGCTTGGTATTCCCGGCATTGTGGTGCAGAGTACGGCAATGAATCATGCATGGAACATGGTGCGGTATAACAACGAGTGGTATCATGTGGATGCTACTTGGGATGACCCGGTTCCCGATCGGGCAGGTGTTGTGCAGACGTATGCGTTGCTCAAAAGCGACACCGCGATGACCGGCGGAGTGAACCAGCATTATTCCTGGGATTCTGCGGGTTATGTAGCCGTCAACACGCAGTTCGATACTGTGACCGACTGGTCACAGTATCGTGTGGTGCGAACAGCGATCGCAAGGGGCGCACAGCTGGATATTTCCTCTCTGGCTGGTACCGTAAGTACTTATTCCGAATTCCTTGTGAAGCCCTACCAGACCGGGACGCAGGTCACTGTGACCACCTCAAACCCGGCGGTGGCCACGGTTCAGCTTGTCAATGCGAATGACCCGCGGGGCCAAAAATATCGAGTAGTGTATCAAGGGGCCGGCAGCGCAACCGTTTTGGTTACTACCAGTGATGGCGGGCTGAAAACCGTGCCGATTACAGTACAGTCTGCGGCACTCGCTGCGTAG
- a CDS encoding ABC transporter ATP-binding protein: MGLIRVEDLRKVYRVDQEKIVALNRINLTVASGEICCILGTSGSGKSTLLNILAGLEKPSKGRVMIDDVEVTALSEKDLALFRQRNIGFVFQSYNLMPTLTAVENVAMPLMFRGIGKDQRNREAVKMLHAVRLGNRLLHHPTQMSGGQQQRVGIARAFVAHPKIVFADEPTGNLDSKTTREVMEIMVGMARQYQETLILVTHDQDIARYADRIVTIVDGNIQADRVNQSVVPAQQQEKTQELTTVSGGKAE; the protein is encoded by the coding sequence ATGGGCCTGATTCGTGTGGAAGACCTGCGTAAGGTATACCGGGTGGACCAGGAAAAGATTGTTGCGCTGAACCGCATCAATTTAACGGTTGCATCCGGTGAAATATGCTGTATTTTAGGAACCTCCGGCTCCGGAAAATCAACTTTGCTCAATATTTTGGCAGGGTTAGAGAAACCGTCGAAGGGCCGGGTTATGATAGACGACGTAGAGGTTACGGCGCTTTCTGAAAAGGATCTGGCGCTTTTTCGGCAGAGAAATATCGGTTTTGTTTTTCAATCCTATAATTTGATGCCTACACTAACCGCCGTAGAAAATGTAGCCATGCCGCTAATGTTCCGTGGAATTGGGAAAGACCAGAGAAACCGTGAGGCGGTAAAAATGCTGCACGCGGTACGGCTTGGCAACCGCCTTCTGCACCACCCAACGCAGATGAGCGGCGGGCAGCAGCAGCGTGTTGGCATTGCTCGTGCCTTTGTGGCTCATCCTAAAATTGTATTTGCAGATGAGCCTACGGGAAATTTGGATTCCAAAACAACGCGGGAAGTAATGGAGATTATGGTAGGCATGGCACGGCAATATCAGGAGACCTTGATTTTGGTTACGCATGATCAGGATATTGCCCGCTATGCGGATCGAATTGTCACTATTGTGGATGGAAATATTCAGGCGGATCGTGTGAATCAATCGGTTGTTCCTGCACAGCAGCAGGAAAAAACGCAGGAATTGACTACGGTATCAGGAGGAAAAGCAGAATGA
- the htpG gene encoding molecular chaperone HtpG translates to MDMKQFKAESKRLLELMIHSIYTHREIFLRELLSNSSDAIDKLYYRTLQDGDTGLNRDDFYIRITPDKDAHTLTIEDNGCGMTKEELENNLGVIAKSGSLNFKQQMEQKDDVEIIGQFGVGFYSAFMVSDCVTVYSRAYGSEEAWCWQSKGVEGYTVESCEKEGHGTKIVLNLKPSTEEDNYDEFLEEYRIRSIVKKYSDYIRYPIHMEMEKHRQKEGTENETETYREDETLNSMVPLWRKNKNEITKEEYEQFYRDKFYDYEAPLRIIHTSAEGTATYNALLFLPAKAPYDYYTKEFEKGLQLYSNGVMIMEKCADLLPDYFSFVRGLVDSQDLSLNISREMLQHDRQLKLIESRLEKKIKSELEAMLNNSREDYETFFSSFGLQLKYGVYSDYGQHKELLQDLLLFYSSSEKKPVTLKEYVSRMKEDQKDIYFISGESVARIEQLPQTELLREKGLEMLYLTDQVDEFALRILQAYDGHEFKNVSSDDLGLETEEEKKTADQQKEEYKDLLEFLQKALDGKVKSVVVSQRLKSHPVCLSSEGAISLEMEKVLNAMPNAEKVQAQRVLELNPTHPVFAVLQKLYETNQDKLAEYAQLLYTQAMLIEGISIEDPVAFSNQICGLMTE, encoded by the coding sequence ATCGATATGAAGCAATTTAAAGCGGAATCAAAACGATTGCTGGAATTGATGATTCATTCCATTTATACGCACCGCGAAATCTTTTTGCGTGAGCTTTTGTCCAACTCCAGCGATGCGATTGATAAGCTGTATTACAGAACTCTGCAGGATGGTGACACGGGTCTGAATCGCGATGATTTTTACATCCGCATCACGCCGGACAAAGACGCGCACACCCTTACCATTGAGGATAACGGCTGCGGCATGACAAAGGAAGAGCTGGAAAATAACTTGGGCGTCATTGCGAAAAGCGGCTCGCTGAATTTTAAGCAGCAGATGGAGCAGAAGGATGACGTAGAAATTATCGGTCAGTTCGGAGTAGGCTTTTATTCCGCGTTCATGGTCAGCGACTGTGTGACTGTGTACAGCCGTGCCTATGGCAGCGAAGAGGCCTGGTGCTGGCAGTCGAAGGGCGTTGAGGGCTATACGGTTGAGTCCTGCGAGAAAGAGGGTCACGGTACGAAGATCGTCCTGAACCTCAAGCCTTCTACCGAAGAAGATAATTACGACGAGTTTCTTGAGGAGTACCGCATTCGCTCCATTGTGAAAAAATATTCCGATTACATCCGTTACCCCATCCATATGGAAATGGAAAAGCACCGCCAGAAGGAAGGAACCGAAAACGAAACGGAAACCTACCGCGAGGATGAAACTCTGAATAGTATGGTTCCTCTGTGGCGCAAGAATAAGAACGAGATTACAAAAGAAGAGTACGAGCAGTTCTACCGCGACAAGTTCTATGATTACGAAGCGCCTCTGCGCATCATCCATACCAGCGCGGAGGGAACCGCTACCTATAACGCCCTTTTGTTCCTCCCGGCCAAGGCTCCTTACGATTACTACACCAAGGAGTTCGAAAAGGGTCTGCAGCTCTATTCCAACGGTGTGATGATCATGGAGAAGTGCGCCGATCTGCTGCCGGATTACTTCAGCTTTGTGCGCGGCCTGGTCGATTCTCAGGATTTGTCGCTGAACATTTCCCGCGAGATGCTACAGCACGATCGTCAGCTTAAGCTGATCGAAAGCCGGCTTGAAAAGAAGATTAAATCCGAACTGGAAGCGATGCTGAACAACAGCCGCGAGGATTATGAGACATTCTTTTCGAGCTTTGGCCTGCAGTTGAAATACGGTGTATATTCCGATTACGGCCAGCATAAGGAGCTGTTGCAGGATTTGCTTCTGTTCTATTCCTCCAGCGAGAAAAAGCCGGTTACATTAAAAGAATATGTGAGCCGGATGAAGGAAGACCAGAAGGACATCTATTTCATCAGCGGCGAGAGTGTAGCGCGCATCGAGCAGCTGCCGCAGACGGAGCTTCTGCGCGAAAAAGGCCTAGAAATGCTGTACCTGACCGATCAGGTGGATGAATTTGCGCTGCGCATTCTGCAAGCCTACGACGGTCACGAGTTTAAGAACGTTTCTTCCGACGATCTGGGTCTGGAAACCGAAGAGGAAAAGAAGACTGCCGATCAGCAGAAGGAAGAGTACAAGGATTTGCTGGAATTCCTGCAGAAGGCGCTTGACGGCAAGGTGAAATCCGTCGTCGTTTCCCAGCGCCTGAAATCCCACCCGGTTTGCCTGTCGAGTGAGGGAGCCATCTCTCTGGAGATGGAAAAGGTGCTTAACGCCATGCCGAATGCCGAAAAGGTACAGGCTCAGCGCGTTCTCGAGCTGAACCCCACTCACCCGGTGTTTGCTGTTTTGCAGAAGCTGTACGAAACGAATCAGGACAAGCTTGCGGAGTACGCGCAGCTCCTGTATACGCAGGCAATGCTGATCGAAGGCATCAGCATTGAAGACCCCGTAGCATTTTCCAATCAGATCTGTGGTCTGATGACCGAGTAA
- a CDS encoding type III pantothenate kinase — protein MLLTVDIGNTHITLGGFEQETLVFVANLLTSPYRTEDQYAVELLQIMNLHHAEPKEVDGIVISSVVPEVSAPIQQGLLRICGVQPLLLGPGVKTGLNILIDNPAQLGTDMVADAVAAIAKYPLPCVIFDLGTATTVSFLDKKGNYLGGMICAGVNIMLHALTTQTALLPHISLQNPNHFIGKNTVQCMQSGLLYGTAAMLDGLASRFATELHEPPTLIATGGMANLVMQNCESPFIVDKYLLLDGLRLIYEKNRKPSKPPRSKQE, from the coding sequence ATTTTATTAACGGTTGATATTGGGAATACCCATATTACACTGGGCGGCTTTGAGCAGGAAACCCTTGTGTTTGTTGCGAACCTGCTGACTAGCCCTTACCGAACGGAAGATCAATACGCTGTTGAACTGCTGCAGATTATGAACCTGCACCATGCGGAACCGAAAGAAGTAGACGGCATCGTCATTTCATCTGTTGTTCCCGAGGTGTCCGCCCCTATTCAGCAGGGATTATTGCGTATCTGCGGGGTACAGCCTCTGCTGCTCGGTCCCGGCGTAAAAACCGGACTGAACATTTTGATTGATAACCCGGCACAGCTGGGCACCGATATGGTAGCGGATGCTGTGGCTGCTATTGCCAAATACCCTTTGCCTTGCGTAATTTTTGATTTAGGCACCGCGACCACCGTCAGCTTTCTGGATAAAAAAGGAAACTATTTAGGCGGAATGATCTGTGCGGGCGTGAATATAATGCTGCATGCATTGACCACCCAGACCGCGCTGCTTCCTCACATCAGCTTGCAAAACCCGAACCACTTTATTGGGAAAAACACCGTGCAGTGCATGCAGTCTGGCCTGCTGTACGGTACAGCCGCCATGCTGGACGGCCTTGCTTCGCGCTTTGCCACGGAGCTGCACGAGCCGCCCACCCTAATTGCTACAGGCGGAATGGCCAATCTGGTCATGCAGAACTGCGAGAGTCCTTTTATTGTGGACAAGTATCTGCTGCTCGACGGCTTGCGGCTCATTTATGAAAAAAACCGCAAACCTTCCAAACCTCCCCGGTCAAAACAGGAGTAA
- a CDS encoding DUF1540 domain-containing protein, giving the protein MTKLECHVDSCANNTANFCCLSNIQVSGAMAFSVEQTCCSSYVSQQEGAFSNAVVGSIPNESMPVDCTATNCSYNAGGSCAASNVCISGSGASEKGETSCMTFQQS; this is encoded by the coding sequence ATGACGAAACTGGAGTGTCACGTAGATTCCTGTGCAAATAATACTGCTAATTTTTGCTGCCTGTCCAATATTCAGGTATCGGGTGCAATGGCTTTCAGCGTCGAACAGACCTGCTGTTCTTCGTATGTTTCCCAGCAGGAGGGAGCATTTTCCAATGCGGTGGTCGGCTCAATTCCGAACGAGTCAATGCCGGTGGACTGTACCGCCACAAACTGTTCCTACAACGCGGGCGGCAGTTGTGCGGCCAGCAATGTTTGCATCAGCGGCAGCGGAGCTTCTGAAAAAGGCGAAACCAGCTGTATGACCTTCCAGCAATCCTGA
- a CDS encoding cation diffusion facilitator family transporter, which yields MTKLLIRLFIRDPENENRAQVRERYGKLAGWVGVATNLILFFVKLLTGLVFHSIAIMADAFNNLTDSASSLVTLFGFHLSAKPADAEHPYGHARIEYIAGMVVSFLVVMVGFQLAQTSIGKILNPSPTEFGMAMLIALIASVLLKLWQCLFYRKISRTIDSTALLASSQDSRNDVLSTGAVLIGLVLSYFTGWQLDGWLGLGVAVFILIAGFRLVVETANPLLGLAPSKEMVDDIYRRILSYSGIIGLHDLNIHNYGPDRCFASVHCEMRADHNIVESHEIIDRIERDFLAESNIHLVIHLDPVVTDDERANRLKIYVEESLRAISDEVTMHDFQAVWKPEDSRVIFDIVVPYRFSWSDKRLTEYLNERIKSQEPQCEPIITVDHDDSPPARER from the coding sequence ATGACAAAGCTGCTGATCCGTCTGTTTATCCGCGACCCGGAAAACGAAAATCGCGCCCAGGTGCGGGAACGGTATGGCAAGCTGGCCGGATGGGTAGGTGTTGCAACCAACCTGATTCTGTTTTTCGTCAAGCTGCTTACCGGACTTGTATTTCACAGTATCGCCATCATGGCGGACGCGTTCAACAACCTAACAGATTCCGCTTCCTCACTGGTGACCCTGTTCGGGTTCCATCTTTCCGCAAAGCCTGCGGATGCCGAGCATCCATACGGCCACGCGCGGATTGAATATATTGCCGGTATGGTAGTTTCTTTTCTGGTGGTAATGGTGGGATTTCAGCTTGCGCAGACCTCCATTGGCAAAATTCTGAACCCAAGCCCCACTGAATTCGGTATGGCGATGCTGATCGCATTAATTGCATCGGTGCTGCTTAAGCTGTGGCAATGTTTGTTTTATCGAAAGATCAGCCGTACCATCGATTCCACCGCGCTGCTTGCCAGCTCGCAGGACAGCCGGAACGACGTGCTTTCTACCGGTGCGGTGCTGATTGGTCTGGTACTCTCTTATTTTACCGGCTGGCAGCTCGACGGCTGGCTCGGCCTCGGCGTTGCGGTGTTCATTTTAATTGCCGGCTTCCGCCTGGTGGTAGAAACCGCGAATCCTCTCCTGGGTCTTGCACCCAGTAAAGAGATGGTGGACGACATTTACCGCAGAATTCTATCTTATTCCGGCATTATTGGTCTGCATGATCTGAACATTCATAACTACGGGCCCGATCGCTGCTTTGCCTCGGTTCACTGCGAAATGCGTGCCGACCACAATATTGTGGAAAGCCACGAGATCATCGACCGAATCGAGCGCGACTTTCTTGCTGAAAGCAATATTCACCTGGTGATTCACCTGGACCCGGTGGTAACAGATGACGAGCGAGCCAACCGGCTGAAAATCTATGTGGAAGAAAGCCTGCGGGCTATTTCAGACGAAGTCACGATGCACGATTTTCAGGCAGTGTGGAAGCCCGAGGACTCTCGCGTTATTTTCGACATCGTCGTACCTTACCGCTTTTCCTGGAGCGACAAGCGCCTGACGGAGTACCTGAACGAGCGAATCAAATCACAGGAGCCGCAGTGCGAGCCAATTATTACGGTAGATCACGATGATTCTCCGCCTGCGCGAGAGAGGTAA